GATCTGGATTCCAATAAAACCGACGCGGCGTCCAAGCAAGTCAAAATTTTAGCAGAGCATTGTTTTAATTTGAGTCAAGATTTCGACGAAACGGGCATTGATTGCGGGGGCGCGGATTGCGGAGTTTGCGACGGTGAAGAATGCGACGGCGATCTGGATTGCGCCAGCGGCGTTTGCGTTGACAGTGTGTGCGTCAATTATCCGACCATCACCGCTTTATCCAATGTTGAAGGAGCGATCGGCAACATGATTACGATCTGGGGTTATAATTTCGGCGAATATCAAAGCGGGGCCAGCAAAGTTGAATTCACCGGTCCCAAACAAAGTTTGATCTCAGCCGAATTTTCCTGCGGCGCCGAGGGTTCCACTTGGTCCGAGCACAGCGTGGTGGTCAAGGTTCCGGAAGGTTCCGTTGACGGTCCGATAAAATTAACCAATGTTGACGGATACTGGGACAATACTGCAAACGATCGAGGCTTTTTGGGAGATTTTGTCATTAATCCCGATCTTTTCTGGCCGGGCTTGTGCAGCGTCGTCAATCCGGACGGCAGGGCACTCGGCGAGTATGAAGATTCGGTGCTGGCTACCGGAGAAAACATGGGGCAGTCCGGCGAAGTCTTGTTCGGGAATATCAAAGCTCAGGTCACGGGCGCTTGGTCGTCTAATTCGATTTCAGGCATCAAGGTGCCCAATGTTTCCCCGAGCAACATTTTGGTTAACGTGAAAACGGACGGTCAGCTCAGCAACCCCGTAAATTTTCAAGTGGTCTCTTCCAGCAAATTGCCGGAAATAATTTCGGTTAATCCCGAGACGGGCGGCATCGGCCAGTACACGACGATTTCGGGTAGAAATTTCGGAGATAATCCCAATTTATATCAAGTTTATTTCATCAATAAATCAAATGACAGCATCAGAGTGCCGGCCGACTTGAATTTTCCGCCCGAATGCGCGGAGAGCCTCTGGAGCGACACCGAAGTCTTGGTTAAAGTGCCGCAGACAAATTTGTTGGGCGAATATTCCGTGCAAATGATTGGTCAAGAAGCTCAAAGCAACAAAGTGAATTTTCTGATCTCGGACGCGTCGGCCAGTCCGGGAATTTGCGGGCTTGATCCGGACAACGGTCCGGTGGGCACATCGGTGAATGTTTACGGCGAAGGTTTTCGAAGCGAAGGAGTTTTAACTTTCAATGAAAATAAAAAGGCTCAACAATTAAATTTGACCGCCAATTTGATCGCCACGGGAGTGCCCCCGGCCTCTGTTTCCGGTCCGGTTAATTTCGCGCTTGAAAACTTGATCAGCAACGGCATGGTTTTTAATGTAGGCAGCTGCACGTCCGTGTCTTGCGACGCGGGCGATGAATGCTGCGTTGACGGAGTTTGCCGTTTGTCGGGCGCTTGCGAAACGAGTCTGATCGCGGCCAAGTGCGAGTATTCTTGGATGCTGAGCACGGACAAATTGCCGCTGGTGCCCAGAGTGCTGGAAACCATGTCTTGCGACGACGAGCACAATCAGTCGCCGTCTCCGTGGAAAGATTCATCAGACGCTTGTGTCAACGCCTTGATCTCGGCTCAATTCAACATGCCCGTCAAAATGGACGCCATTGCCGATAAATTAATTATCAAACGTTGCTCTTTGCAAAATGAAGTTTGCGATTTCAATAAGTGCGGACAGGAAGGCTCGAATTGCGTTTTTGAAATCCCGAGTTCGATCGAAACGGCCGGTTCTTTGAGCGATCGATTCGCGGCCATTGTCGAGTCTTTGCCCGGAGGGGGAGATGAGAGCAATTTGATTTCCAATACTTGGCATCAAGTGACCATCAAAGGCGGGGTTAGCGGCATCAGAGGGGAAAACGACACACCCATGCCGGTCAATTACGTTTGGCAATTCAAGACCAAAGATGGTCCGTGCGAGCCGGTCAATGTGATCGTCGAACCGACCGCCGGCATAATTTCAGAATATTTGGGTCAATTGAATTATACGGTTTACGGCCAGGCCGAGAATTGCAACATCCTTAAGACGGGCTTTGATTGGAGCTGGGTGATTGATCGAAATCAAGATAAGGCTTCGATAGAAGACATCTCAAATGACAAATCCCAGGTTACCGGTTTGGCGGAGACCGAACCGGCCGATCCGGTCGTGGTCAGAGCGTCCACCGTGTCCGTTGATGGGGTGACTCAGCAAGACAGCGCTCCTTTGAAAATTGATTTTACTGATCCGAAAGTCAAGTCATTCGGTCCGAATTGCCAAGCGGCTTGCGTCAATACCGCTGTCTTCTCGACTTTCAATACTTACATGAACGCGGACTCCGTAAAAAAGAATTTTCAGATTTTCAAATGTCAGGGACAGCAATGCCTGGGCTTGACCGCAATTTCTCCGAATAATTTTACTTTTGAATATAATGATCTCGACAAGACTCTCTGGGTTTTCGGACAAGCCGGCAAAACCCCATATTATTTTTCACCCAACAGCTATTATCGGGTGGTGATCGGCAGCCGATCAGAGAGTTTAAGCGGCGTCGAGCTTACCGGTTTGAATTTTGACCGCAATGACGACGGCAAAAATGACGCTTTTTCATGGACATTCAAAACAAAAAATGATAATACGCGTTGCGACTTGGAAACCGCTGTCGTGAATCCTGATTTTTATGAAAGCACCACACAGGGGGAGAAAGTCCAATACCTCGTTTCGGCCAAAGGCACGCCGGATGAGTGCAACCCCAGCGGCCAGACTTTGAATCCGTTCGAGTTCGATTGGGTTTGGTCGGTATTAAATCCTGGTTCTTGGGTTGTGGCCAGTATCACTCACGCCTTGCATTCCACCGATTTTCCGAGCGAGATCTGCTCGAGTAATTGTTTGAATCTGGGCAGTGATCCTTTTGCCGCGGTTTGCGGCAACGGCGCGCAGGAATACGGCGAGGAATGCGATAATCAAGGAGTGTGCTCGGGAGATGAAGGCACCGATTGTTCTTCCAATGCGGATTGTTCCATTGTTGGAGGAGTCTGCGAGCCAAAAGACGGGGACGGTTGCAGCATTGATTGTTTGAACGAATCCGTGCCGGCTGTCAGCGACGGGGGATCTTGCGGTAATGGCGTCAGGGAAGGGACGAGAATAATCGATGGTATAACTTATCATGAAGAATGCGATCCGGCCGTTGATCCGGATATCTGCACCGCCGGTTGCCAATTGGCGGGTTCGGATGTTAGCGGTTTTGTCTGCGGCAACGGCCAAAAAGAAGCGGGTGAAGATTGCGATGACGGCAATGCTTCAAACGGCGATGGTTGCTCGAATATCTGCTTGTTTGAAGGATCGAAATATTCCGTGGCCCAGATTATTGAAACTCCGCTTTGCGGCAATGCCGATGTTGAGCCGGGTGAAGACTGCGATGACGGTAATTTATTGTCCGGCGACGGCTGCTCGCCCCGATGTTTGGCCGAAGGCAATGCCGAACAGTGCGGCAACGGCATTATCAATATCGGAGAAAACTGCGATGATGGAAATAATGATTCCGGCGACGGATGTTCGGCTGTTTGTTTGGCCGAAGGTTCCGACTGGGACATCGGATCTTATTGCGGAAACGGTTTTCCATTGGAAGTCGGCGAAACTTGCGAAGCCAAGCAAAGCTCGGATTTTCAAGGCTCGCCCAAGCAATTGGTGACCGTCGATGGCAATATCGATCCTTTTATAATGAGCGAGTCCGCGGAAATTAAAGCGATGACCGATAATTTCGCGGGCACGAGGGTATCCGGCAGCGGCGAGCTGGCTTTTACCAGAACGTTTTGCGAAAGCGTGCCCGTCGAATCTCCGTATCCGATTGTCGGACCGACCGGCAGCGATGTCTGTCGCAATTCGGCCATTCAGATTAAATTGAATCAGCAAATCAAACAATCCAGTTTGAGCTCCGGCATCAGCGTCACCTATGATTGCGGTCAGACTTCATTGCTTTCCAAAATTAAAAAATTAGTCATTAAAAAAATAAAATATCGTTTGGAAATTTTAGCCGTGGCGAAAATAAAAGTGAAAAATTATTTTGTAAAACCGGCTAATGCTCAGCGAAAAGGCGAAGAAGAAACCTTTACACAGACGACTTTCGAAAGCGTGGTCCTGGATTACCACCGGCCGGACAATTCAAATGTTTGGTTGTTGGTTCGGTTCGGATCCAGCTTGGTTTTGGCTACGGTTAATAAAGATAGCGTCAGTCCGGAGGTTTGGACCGTGGCTGAAAAGTACGCCGAAACCGGCTCGATTGTGCTGATCTCAGGGTTATTGTCCAATACCCCCGATAGTAAAGGCTATTTGCCCATGGCTGTCGATAATTTGCAAATTATTGAGGCCGAAGAGCCGCCGGCGCTGGGAAGCTCGGGCGTCTGTAAATTGTCGATTAAAAAAATCAGCGTCGTGTATAACGAAGAATTGAGAGAAAGCTCTATTACCATATTCCCTGATGGTTTGCTCGCGCCAAACACCAAATACACGGTGGACTTTTCCGGTTTGCAAGATCATTGCGGAGAATCGATCTCCGGCGATATTTTCGAATTCACCACCGGACCGGAGGCTAAGATATGTAAAATGGATTACGTGGAAATCACCCCGGATTATCAAGTGGTGAGCAAACGTTTTGGCGACGCGGAATACGCGCCCGTGGATTTTCAAGCCAATGCCGGAAGTTATGAGTTGGCTAATTCTTCGCTCAATCCGGTGCCAGGCGTTTACGCTTGGGATTGGACGTGGAATATGAATTCCGAGCCCGGAGGTTTGGATGTGTCGTTGTTTGATAAAGCCGGAGACGCGACCGGGGCGAATCCCGAGGACGATGATCAAAAGAGCCTGCAGACCGGAGTGTCAAACGGCGAAGTCGAAGTGGATGCCATCGCCACCGTGACCGATAGCGAATTCGGCGATTTGGATAAAGAATTCGGAGGCGCGGCCAATGTCATCATTTATCTTTGCGAAAATATTTGGACCGGCACTTTGACGGACGGAGGTTTTTGGCGGGACAGCGATTTCGCTTTCAGGACTTTTTATTGTCGCGACGCGGGCAATCCCGGAGAAACGGATGATTTGCCCAATTTGAAAATAGTTCAGGCGCCGCCGCTCGATATTCCGACTGACGCTTGGAGCCAAGACGATAGCGCCGTGCTTCGAGAGTATTTCATGCTCAGAGAAGATAATTTGACGCCGGACGCCATTGCCATGAGAATTTACACCAATCCGGAAGGCGTATCTCCGGCCATTTGGTATGATTTGCATGTGCCCAATCCGGGCAGCACTCAGAATATCAGCATTGATTGCTCGACCGAATACAACAATAATGCGAAAGCTTGCTATCCCGGCATTCAAGACGGTCGAACCGTCTATTTGTCAGCGGCCAATCAAATTACGGTTTATGTCAATTACGGTTGTTATTTTATTCACGGAAAGCAGTATTGCCGTACTTTGGCTGTGGGAGACTCCATTTATCACAATATTTACGTGTTGTCATATAGCGAAAACGCCAATCCGGAAACTTTATCCATTTACAGTCAGCTTTTGAATAATTTGAAATTCAATTATTTTGACAGCAGCATGGTCAAGGCCAGCCTGAAGAGAGACACGCAGAGAATGCATGATATTGTTTTCATTCGCAGTTTGATTAAAAATTATATTCAAAAAAACGGTCGTTTGCCTTTGCTCGATGAAACCGGAAGCTATGTGCCGGGCACTTATGTCAATGGTCAATCAATCAGCGCTTGGCCGTCTTGGACCACCGTTTTAAGCAACCTCTTGGGTTCTCCCTTGCCGATAGATCCGCAGAACGGATTTAACGGCACCTGTCCGGCCAATTACGATCAAGACACTTGTTTCAACGAACAGCTGGACGAAAAGTTTTATAACGAATACGATAAGAGTGTGGCGCAGGTTTACGATTACAGTCTGGATCCGGATTCGCCGAGCGGCTATAATCTCTCGGTTAATTTTGAAACGGTAGTGCCCGAAGCCAAGAGATATCCGGCCATTTGTGTTAATTTGCAGGAGATTGATTGTCATTGATAAATCATGGATCATGTATCATGTATCATGAAACATGAATCATAAAACATAAAGAACAGAAAGACAGAAAAACAAAGAAACAAGGTCGCCGCTGTTGTCATCTCGACCGAAGTCGTCCGAAGCCGCGGCGAAGGATGACGAAGCGGAGAGATCTTTTCCTAAATCTTCGGAATAGACTTCTCCAGCCCCAATTTCCAGTTTCTAGTTTCCGGTTTCAAATATCAATTCCCCAGTTTCTGATTTCAGGTTTCCGATTACCCATTACTTTTTACTAATAAAAATAAAAAATGTATGCCAGAAGCATCAACTAACTCGCCAGCCGCTTCCGAGCAGCCAAAGGATATATTCGCGGAAATAGATCATTCGGCGCCGGTCCCGGCTTCAAATAGCATGTCTCCCGCGGCGCCGCCCGCCAAAATGGCCGCGCCCGGCAAAGCGAATGGGGGAAAAAAGATTTTAGTCATTTTTTTAATGATCATATTTTTGGCGATTGTCATAGTTATCGGATATGTTGTTTATGACAGATATTTGGCTGTGCCGGAAACAGCCGTAACTCCCATAAAAAATCAGATACCGATAGCGCCTCCAGCGACCCCAACCCCGACGCCGACCCAACCGACGGTTGTGCCGGAGGCGGCCACTGTGGAAACGACAGTTGTTTTGCCGGTGGCCACGCCTTCCGCCACGGTTAATCAAATTGATACGGATAATGATCGGCTGAGCGATAGCGAAGAAAAGATAATAGGTACGGATCCCGAAGCCGTTGACAGCGACAAGGACTCTTTGACGGATTATGAAGAGGTTAAAATATATAAGACGGATCCGCTGGATCCGGATTCGGATGATGACGGTTATAAAGACGGCGAGGAAGTTTCCGGCGGTTATGATCCTCTAAATCCCGCCGCCGGCGCCAAGTTGTCCGGATTGCCGTCGGTTTTACCTTCAGCCGTTGAATAAATAATTGGGGAGGGAAGAATATACATAATTTAGAATACTATGACACCAAACAATATTGATGAAGAAATTCACGTCATGCCCAAATCATCGGGGATTCACACCGTCAGTCCCTCCAGTCCGGCGGCCATGCCGCCGCGAGCGACCGCTCCGGTCTCATCCATGGACAAACCGACGTTGGAAGAGCCCAAAGGGTCAAAGGGTTGGACCAAGGCCGTATTGGCTATTTTATTGGTGGCTCTGCTGGCCGCGTCCGGATATTTTCTTTATAGCGCTTATATGCCTAAAGAAGAAAATACCGCGACCAATACGCAAAATGAACAAGCGACGGAGCAACCAACCGCTGTTTTTCCCGCGACATCCGAGATTATTGAACCGGCAACCACTCCGGCCACGAAAGAGAGCGTAATTTCTCCGGCTACGAGCGAAGCGCTGCCGGAAATAATGATCGGCTCGAGGAATGATTTTGATTATGGAGCGACCGGCGACTTGAAGCTTGATATGGCTTATTCCCAAGACAGCGATGGCGACAAACTGACCGATCAAGAGGAAAAATTGTTCGGCACGGGGGTGCAGAACATTGATTCGGATTCGGACGGTTATTCCGATGGCGATGAAGTGGCTAATTTATACAGTCCAAAGGACGCTGACGGGAAATTGCTCAAAGACACCAATTCGGTCAAAACGTACGTTAATGATAATTACGATTACACCGTTTTATATCCGGCGTCTTGGTTCGCCAAAGGCACTGACAAATCCGACTTGGAAGTTGTTTTTTCTTCCGATAACGGCGAGTTCGTGTCCGTTTGGGTTGAAGAAAACATCGGTCGATTGTCTCTTTCCGATTGGTACAAAAAACAAGCGCCCGAAGCGAATCTTGATGATTTGACCGAATTCGGTAATAAAAACGGGTTGTCCGGTTTGATGAGCCCTGACGGTTTCACCGCGTATTTCGTCAAAGACGGATTCGTTTATATCGTTCATTACAATATCGGTTTGAAAGATCGGGCGGATTATCCGAACGTGTTCAAATTGATGATCGAAAGTTTTAATTTTATAGTTAGCGAAAGAGGATGATAAATATCGAAATCAATAATCAGACGGCTTATCCGGCACGGAAAAGCGAGCT
The genomic region above belongs to Candidatus Bipolaricaulota bacterium and contains:
- a CDS encoding IPT/TIG domain-containing protein, whose amino-acid sequence is MKTFFKNKKVLVMLIAFVGFLICFNFAAAQFDTGLQTVGEQAGIGATTDVRVAIARIIRTAFGFLGVVAVALVIYGGFLWMTAGGDADKVTKAKKVLVNAFIGLAIILLAFSITSFIINSLQEAVLGQPGEYEYDGGDGGGPSSSSCGFTPKSVQPIGAVSLRNIVVRATFNETLDANLDEQTLKNNFVITDKATGQTVDGAISVNGKILEFEPSAACPEPNQERHCFDADTIYNVQILAGIKNNQGQARSCCLGSVCTAEFSSGNLIDVENPTINIISPYNGQQISENIIFPLQALTHDDSGVSIVEFFVDKNSAGAVSPSEISPNYNAQVDWDNSGFELGLHRIDARVFDLDSNKTDAASKQVKILAEHCFNLSQDFDETGIDCGGADCGVCDGEECDGDLDCASGVCVDSVCVNYPTITALSNVEGAIGNMITIWGYNFGEYQSGASKVEFTGPKQSLISAEFSCGAEGSTWSEHSVVVKVPEGSVDGPIKLTNVDGYWDNTANDRGFLGDFVINPDLFWPGLCSVVNPDGRALGEYEDSVLATGENMGQSGEVLFGNIKAQVTGAWSSNSISGIKVPNVSPSNILVNVKTDGQLSNPVNFQVVSSSKLPEIISVNPETGGIGQYTTISGRNFGDNPNLYQVYFINKSNDSIRVPADLNFPPECAESLWSDTEVLVKVPQTNLLGEYSVQMIGQEAQSNKVNFLISDASASPGICGLDPDNGPVGTSVNVYGEGFRSEGVLTFNENKKAQQLNLTANLIATGVPPASVSGPVNFALENLISNGMVFNVGSCTSVSCDAGDECCVDGVCRLSGACETSLIAAKCEYSWMLSTDKLPLVPRVLETMSCDDEHNQSPSPWKDSSDACVNALISAQFNMPVKMDAIADKLIIKRCSLQNEVCDFNKCGQEGSNCVFEIPSSIETAGSLSDRFAAIVESLPGGGDESNLISNTWHQVTIKGGVSGIRGENDTPMPVNYVWQFKTKDGPCEPVNVIVEPTAGIISEYLGQLNYTVYGQAENCNILKTGFDWSWVIDRNQDKASIEDISNDKSQVTGLAETEPADPVVVRASTVSVDGVTQQDSAPLKIDFTDPKVKSFGPNCQAACVNTAVFSTFNTYMNADSVKKNFQIFKCQGQQCLGLTAISPNNFTFEYNDLDKTLWVFGQAGKTPYYFSPNSYYRVVIGSRSESLSGVELTGLNFDRNDDGKNDAFSWTFKTKNDNTRCDLETAVVNPDFYESTTQGEKVQYLVSAKGTPDECNPSGQTLNPFEFDWVWSVLNPGSWVVASITHALHSTDFPSEICSSNCLNLGSDPFAAVCGNGAQEYGEECDNQGVCSGDEGTDCSSNADCSIVGGVCEPKDGDGCSIDCLNESVPAVSDGGSCGNGVREGTRIIDGITYHEECDPAVDPDICTAGCQLAGSDVSGFVCGNGQKEAGEDCDDGNASNGDGCSNICLFEGSKYSVAQIIETPLCGNADVEPGEDCDDGNLLSGDGCSPRCLAEGNAEQCGNGIINIGENCDDGNNDSGDGCSAVCLAEGSDWDIGSYCGNGFPLEVGETCEAKQSSDFQGSPKQLVTVDGNIDPFIMSESAEIKAMTDNFAGTRVSGSGELAFTRTFCESVPVESPYPIVGPTGSDVCRNSAIQIKLNQQIKQSSLSSGISVTYDCGQTSLLSKIKKLVIKKIKYRLEILAVAKIKVKNYFVKPANAQRKGEEETFTQTTFESVVLDYHRPDNSNVWLLVRFGSSLVLATVNKDSVSPEVWTVAEKYAETGSIVLISGLLSNTPDSKGYLPMAVDNLQIIEAEEPPALGSSGVCKLSIKKISVVYNEELRESSITIFPDGLLAPNTKYTVDFSGLQDHCGESISGDIFEFTTGPEAKICKMDYVEITPDYQVVSKRFGDAEYAPVDFQANAGSYELANSSLNPVPGVYAWDWTWNMNSEPGGLDVSLFDKAGDATGANPEDDDQKSLQTGVSNGEVEVDAIATVTDSEFGDLDKEFGGAANVIIYLCENIWTGTLTDGGFWRDSDFAFRTFYCRDAGNPGETDDLPNLKIVQAPPLDIPTDAWSQDDSAVLREYFMLREDNLTPDAIAMRIYTNPEGVSPAIWYDLHVPNPGSTQNISIDCSTEYNNNAKACYPGIQDGRTVYLSAANQITVYVNYGCYFIHGKQYCRTLAVGDSIYHNIYVLSYSENANPETLSIYSQLLNNLKFNYFDSSMVKASLKRDTQRMHDIVFIRSLIKNYIQKNGRLPLLDETGSYVPGTYVNGQSISAWPSWTTVLSNLLGSPLPIDPQNGFNGTCPANYDQDTCFNEQLDEKFYNEYDKSVAQVYDYSLDPDSPSGYNLSVNFETVVPEAKRYPAICVNLQEIDCH
- a CDS encoding thrombospondin type 3 repeat-containing protein, translated to MPEASTNSPAASEQPKDIFAEIDHSAPVPASNSMSPAAPPAKMAAPGKANGGKKILVIFLMIIFLAIVIVIGYVVYDRYLAVPETAVTPIKNQIPIAPPATPTPTPTQPTVVPEAATVETTVVLPVATPSATVNQIDTDNDRLSDSEEKIIGTDPEAVDSDKDSLTDYEEVKIYKTDPLDPDSDDDGYKDGEEVSGGYDPLNPAAGAKLSGLPSVLPSAVE